From the genome of Argentina anserina chromosome 4, drPotAnse1.1, whole genome shotgun sequence, one region includes:
- the LOC126792861 gene encoding uncharacterized protein LOC126792861, whose product MVREKTVASFYWRLRESAKASSCSPLLIFPSTSDVDSLCALKIILHVLESDCVGYSCYPVSSFQDIHKYAGLSEENPITILLINWGCHRDLRRLLGLSPLSRVFVVDSHRPIHLHNLSEQNERVVVLYTQEDELLGDLAYDFLDVSALANASDLNSDDELDGDSESGDGDGSRKKRRVSEEEEEEQGPEKLFKRLKKKYYHLGTFHGKPSGCLMYDLAHSLRKNTNELLWLSCVSLTDQFVHDRLTDERYQAAVMELEQLIISSGTLEAVTSVTDRIAFEDVPRLMLLHEWNLFESMKCSSYSATKLKTWNDKGSSRLIFLLARMGFALEDCQQKFPFMNVEVKRRMKAQFEQLLPEYGLTDFYYWSFLRIHGYGSRVSAADVVYGVTALLESFVESDGSCAAKQFGVAYDALSLHNLDKLKAGMHKAIRVQMAIARQGSRAVTNIRTGTKFVSVKLEDSVDAKLLGYPQALTKFCYFLMDALKEKGARMKPLVCACLAQDPKKMIVVGVCGKPRVGAVKGNSFGLAFRSAAQEISAEFFHEMFESSWIILDSNSVDPFMKSLMLNCSRTSPGKMF is encoded by the coding sequence ATGGTTAGAGAGAAAACAGTAGCCTCCTTCTACTGGAGGCTCCGTGAATCGGCGAAAGCCTCATCTTGTTCCCCACTGCTGATATTCCCGTCGACTTCAGATGTCGACTCTCTCTGTGCTCTCAAAATCATTCTTCATGTTCTCGAATCCGATTGCGTCGGGTACTCGTGTTATCCGGTGTCTTCCTTTCAGGACATTCACAAGTACGCAGGGCTGTCGGAGGAGAATCCGATTACTATTCTTTTGATCAACTGGGGATGCCACCGCGACCTGAGGAGGCTGCTCGGTTTGTCCCCATTGTCGCGTGTTTTCGTGGTGGACAGTCACCGCCCCATTCATCTGCATAATCTGAGTGAGCAGAACGAGCGCGTGGTTGTGCTTTATACCCAGGAAGATGAGCTGCTGGGAGATTTAGCCTACGATTTTCTTGATGTCTCGGCTTTGGCTAATGCGAGTGACTTGAATAGTGATGATGAGCTGGATGGAGATAGTGAGAGTGGGGATGGGGATGGTTCGAGAAAGAAGAGGAGGGtatctgaagaagaagaagaagaacaaggccCGGAGAAGCTTTTCAAGAGGTTGAAGAAGAAATACTACCATTTGGGTACTTTTCATGGTAAGCCTTCTGGGTGTTTGATGTATGATTTGGCGCATTCGTTGAGGAAGAATACAAATGAGTTGCTTTGGTTgtcttgtgtttctttgacGGATCAGTTTGTACACGATAGGCTCACTGATGAGCGGTACCAGGCTGCTGTCATGGAGCTTGAGCAGCTCATTATCAGTTCAGGGACTTTGGAGGCTGTGACTTCAGTGACAGATAGAATTGCATTTGAAGATGTACCTAGGCTGATGCTGTTACATGAATGGAATTTATTTGAATCCATGAAATGTTCCTCATACTCTGCAACCAAATTGAAGACGTGGAATGACAAAGGAAGCTCTAGGCTTATTTTTCTACTGGCAAGGATGGGATTTGCGCTCGAGGATTGCCAACAGAAGTTCCCATTCATGAATGTTGAGGTAAAAAGGAGGATGAAAGCTCAATTCGAACAGCTTTTACCTGAATATGGACTCACTGATTTCTACTACTGGAGCTTTTTGCGTATCCATGGCTATGGCTCAAGGGTATCTGCAGCGGATGTGGTTTATGGAGTTACAGCTTTGCTTGAATCGTTTGTGGAATCAGATGGTTCTTGTGCTGCCAAGCAGTTTGGGGTGGCTTATGATGCACTGTCATTGCACAATCTTGATAAGCTGAAAGCTGGAATGCATAAAGCAATTCGGGTACAAATGGCAATTGCTAGACAAGGAAGTAGAGCCGTAACGAATATAAGGACTGGAACGAAATTTGTGTCGGTGAAACTCGAAGACTCTGTAGATGCAAAACTATTGGGGTACCCCCAGGCATTGACAAAATTCTGCTATTTTCTGATGGATGCTCTGAAAGAGAAGGGAGCTAGAATGAAGCCTCTGGTTTGTGCTTGTTTGGCACAAGATCCCAAGAAGATGATCGTAGTTGGTGTTTGTGGGAAGCCTCGAGTCGGAGCAGTCAAAGGAAATTCATTTGGACTTGCATTCCGAAGTGCAGCCCAGGAGATTTCTGCAGAGTTCTTCCATGAGATGTTTGAGTCTTCATGGATCATCCTGGACTCAAATTCAGTTGACCCCTTTATGAAAAGCTTGATGTTGAATTGTTCTAGAACTTCCCCAGGCAAAATGTTTTGA